Below is a genomic region from Methanocalculus alkaliphilus.
GATATCGCAATCGGGCTGACCCGCGACTTAAACGACTACACCAAAGCGGCCATTATGCCGATGCGGGGACACTACAACGTCACCGGATCCGGTGAGGTGCTCGGCTGGCAGTTCGGGTTCCCGTTCTGTGTCGATCTCTCCCGTGGTGTCGCCCGGTACAACCCCGGCGAGACCAGCTCAAACGATCTGCTGGTCCGCGATGAAGTCGATGCAGCATTCATCCTCGGGTCCGACCCCGGTGCACACTTCCCGATCAGCTCGGTGAAGAAGATCGCACAGCTCCCATCGGTCGCCATCGACCCCCATCTCACCCCGACGACCGCGGTCTGCAAACTGCATGTCCCGGTCGCCTTCGTCGGTGTCGAGGTCGGCGGCTGCTGTTACCGGATGGATAACGTCCCAATCGAGTCACGCAAGGTCGTTGACCCGCCGGAAGGGATGCTCACCGACCAGGAGTTCCTCACGATGGTCCTTGGTGAAGTCAGGAAATGCAAGGGAGTGTAGAACCAATGGCAGAATATCTCATCAAAAATGGTTTTGTCTTCGACCCGGTCCTGGGGATCAACGGAGATAAGAAGGACATCGCCATCAAAGACGGAAAGATTGTCGAGAGTGTCGGGGCATCTGCAAAGGTGATCGATGCTGCCGGCAAGACCGTGATGGCCGGGGGTGTGGATATCCACGCCCATGTCGCCGGGCCAAAGGTCAATGTCGGCCGGTGGTACCGCCCTGAAGACAAGAAACAGGCACCCTATGAACCGGGCCGTGGTGTCCGGAGGATGTCGGGCGGGTTCTCTATCCCGACCGTCTTCAAGACCGGCTACGAGTATGCAAACATGGGATACACCACCGTCATGGAGGCGGCGATGCCCCCGTTCTTTGCACGGCATGTCCATGAAGAGATGCGGGACACCCCGATCCTTGACCAGGGTGCCTACCCGGTCTTTGGGAACAACTGGTTCGTCCTTGAGTATCTCAAGAACGGCGAACTCGAGAATACCGCGGCATATATCGCCTGGCTTCTCAGGATGACGAAGGGATACGCGGTAAAATGCGTCAATCCCGGCGGCACGGAAGCATGGGGATGGGGCCTGAACTGTACAACCATTCATGACCCGGTGCCCTACTTCGATATCACCCCGGCGGAGATCGTCAAAGGGCTGATCGAGGCGAACGAGGCGCTGAAGCTGCCGCACAGTATGCATGTGCACAGCAACAACCTCGGCAACCCCGGCAACTACGAGACGACCCTTGATACCCTGAAGCTTGCTGAAGGGATCTCACCGAAGGGCGACTTTGGCCGTGACCAGGTGCTCCACCACACGCATATCCAGTTCCATTCGTATGGCGGAACGACCTGGGGCGACTTTGAGTCCCGTGCCGACAAGATCGCCGAGTATGTCAATGCGAACAAGAACATCACCTGTGACATCGGGTTTGTGACCCTCGACGAGACGACGACGATGACGGCTGACGGGCCGTTTGAGCACCATCTCTGCGAGTTAAACCACCTGAAATGGGCGAATGTGGATGTCGAGCTTGAGACCGGCTCCGGTGTTGTTCCGTATGTGTACAGCCCTGAGATCTTCGTCTGCGGTATCCAGTGGGCGATCGGTCTTGAGATCGCGCTCCTTGCCAATGATCCGATGCGGTTCCACATGACGACCGACCACCCCAACGCAGGTCCGTTCACCCGGTATCCCCGCGTGATGAAGTGGCTGATGAGCGCAAAGGCCCGTGACGAGATGTTTGCCGGGATGAAGAACGAAGGCAAGGTCCGTGACCGG
It encodes:
- a CDS encoding formylmethanofuran dehydrogenase subunit A: MAEYLIKNGFVFDPVLGINGDKKDIAIKDGKIVESVGASAKVIDAAGKTVMAGGVDIHAHVAGPKVNVGRWYRPEDKKQAPYEPGRGVRRMSGGFSIPTVFKTGYEYANMGYTTVMEAAMPPFFARHVHEEMRDTPILDQGAYPVFGNNWFVLEYLKNGELENTAAYIAWLLRMTKGYAVKCVNPGGTEAWGWGLNCTTIHDPVPYFDITPAEIVKGLIEANEALKLPHSMHVHSNNLGNPGNYETTLDTLKLAEGISPKGDFGRDQVLHHTHIQFHSYGGTTWGDFESRADKIAEYVNANKNITCDIGFVTLDETTTMTADGPFEHHLCELNHLKWANVDVELETGSGVVPYVYSPEIFVCGIQWAIGLEIALLANDPMRFHMTTDHPNAGPFTRYPRVMKWLMSAKARDEMFAGMKNEGKVRDRTGLGAIDRELSLYEIAMMTRAGTAKALGLSHLYGSLTPGLCGDVAVYDYNPETADDPELIEKAFGSAAYLFKQGELIINEGEIISNGNKRTLWVDVKTNENAQVQRDIALKFNKFYTINQNNYEVASHHYVPNPYVIEIDATV